TGGTTCATAACTTTAGTGTGCATCAAGTGAGAAAAGTAAGGGTTGGTTCATGGTCCACTACAGACCAAAAGCCTCATTCCTACACCTTTCATGGCCGCTACTGAAGCTCATTCCACCCCTTGATCAGGGCATGAGagacttgacttgttgacttgtcttgaCTACTGCCATGTAGGATTGAACATGCCATGTTGACATCTTGACCCATGTATAGAAATGCTGACTTAATCGTCGTTACGTAGGATTTATGACTCGGCCCATATAAGGaatttattttactacaacacgTTCTTTAACAAAGTTCCAAATTTTCCATCCTTGAACTTTCATAACCGGACACATTATGTTCTTCAACTTTCAAAATCTGACACATTCCATCCCTACCCTGATCAAAACGCTATTTTTTGTCCACGTGACATGGTTTCCTCTAAACCCATTGTCCAAGATGGTTTTCCGTCCTACCATAGTAACGACAAGCAGGACGCCATCGGCGTGGATGAGATGACCCACCATGGACGCGATCATGCACCACCACTAGCGCCGACGAGTGGCCGACTGCAAGGGAACCACTGTTTTGGGCTTGTTGGGCCAACGTGTCGTTTGGGGACAGAAAACCATCCACGATGGTGGGTTCAGAGGAAAATCGTGCCACATGGACAAAAAATACCGCTTCCGTCTTCAGGTCGAGGAAGGGACGAAATGTGTcgggttttgaaagttgaagaatgaaaaaaataagaaattttgttaagaaacaaaaaacgAACTTTGCGATAAGTTGAGATACGAAAAAATGACttttctcttaaaaaaaactccccCACATATAAAACCAACATAAAAGATCTCCAACAAACAAAAGCTGCGAAGTTCTTCAAAGTCACCATCTTCGTATCTTGATGTTCTTTCACAGATTgattcttgtttcttttcttccggCGCAGCCCGTGGACTCAGTCAACTAAGTTAACTAAATATTGTCGTTGATTCAGtatacaaagttgtactcttatagatcggagtgagtagaaGATACAAACCGCCTTCTACGCACGTACGGAGTGTAATCTGAACAAAAGACATGCATACAACGCGATCTAATTGCGTAGAGACCGTGGATAGTGAAGTTTCTCGTAGTAAGATCAAGTCACATACGTATGCATGTCAGCAATTAGCTTATAATAATTCATAAGTTGGGTCAAAAATACTTGCGTGATCCCTAGACGTACAGCACATATACCAGAAAGtgtgattttgcaaaagatTTGGTTTCAGTCGTTTGAGATCAGCTGGTGGCAACTCAACTCCCTGTCTTGATCCTAAGTTAGCTGCAGACCCTCCAGGGCCTTGccgacgccgcgccgccgctcccagaGGCTGGGGGCGTTGTCTTCCCTGGCTGCCCGTCTTACCGCCGGCACGGgcaccggcagcggcgggtcGATGGCGCACGCAGCCGCCGCAGGCGCACGGCTGCCCCGACTCGAACTCCGAGTGctccccgtggacgacgagtCACTTGGCACGTCCCTGACCTTGCAGCACGCGCGCGGCTTCCTCCCCTTGcttgtccgccgccgcctgaaCAGCCCCATCAGGAGCCCCGCCAGCCCGCCGCCGTACTCAGACGACGGCCCTGATCTGCTTGAGCATCTCGTGCCCCCGTTGACCTGCCCCATGCAGCCGATCCTCGGGGACGCCGGCACGCCACcggggcggccatggccggcacGACCCTTCTTGATCCCGGTATGCTGCGCCTTCTGCTGCGGCCACACGGACAGCGGCGACAGCAGGAGCGGCGAGTAGtaagcgggcggcgccggggctTTCCTGGCGGCGTCCGTcaacggcgccggcggagtaACCTCGATGACGAGCCATGTTGGCTTAGGTTCCCTCACGTTGTGGCGCCGCCGGTGACGCGCCGCCATGGGGCTAGACGGCTAGTAGATCGGTATTCAGTGCCTCGTTAGCTCTCTCGCTCTCGGGTCGTCACCGGTGCGTGTTGCAAACTCTGGTTTGGTCTGGTTGCGGGGTTTACGGACCCAGAGCTCGTTTATATGCAAGGAGGGGGAGATACGGTGGTCCGGACATTAGTCGGTATCGGACAAGCGTTATTTTGGTGCCAGAACTTACCAAGTCAATTAGTCAAGTCGTTGTAAAGCTTGCGATCGCGACTTGAGGTCTTGAGCACGACCTTTGATGAGTGCATACAGCAGGCTTGAtgggccgcgccgcgccgcgccgtgccACCTGGTCTTCTGGTCGTTAGCTTATGTGGAACGGTTAGGCAGTCGCGTTGGCCCGGGCGTAAAAAAATCGGAGGTCACGTCTGCTCCGCTCACTTTTGTTGccgactttttttttttttgaggaagaCTGGTTTCTCTTTTGGTTTTGCTGCCTTCCTGATTCAAAGGCAGACGTATTTTCTTCTGTATGACTGTACGCATGATCAAAGAAGTGACAGTGAAACTACTGGCACTTTGATCAGCTGGCGCACGTCAAGAAACTGTCTGTCCAAACTTCAAAGCTTTTTTTTGGCATGTATAAGGTGTAAATTTCAGCGTACCGCATCCAGCAAAGGACAcctagctaaccaagtggtcACTCTCGGTGTGGTACATAATGATAGGTTAAAATGCCATTTTCTGATGGCCATCAGCACCTaatacttttttcttttcgttgGATTGGAAACCACCAGGTACTGTGTTTTGTAATAAAGCGGACAGTTTGACTCCAGAGGTTGAGAGCCAGAAAGTCCAGATGGATTAGCTAACGACGTGAAATATTAGAATCGAGAATGATACGACTCTGAGTACAGACGTGTGGAAAAAATCAGTGCTCTCGTTAGCAGCATTGTACTAGTATTATTAATCTGGGACTGACCAAATCCACGCTCGTGGGGATGTTGACGACGACAGAGCAGACTTGAAAATCTGGGGAGCCGTTGACGGTGCAGTACTACACTGCCTGCCCAGTCGCCACGGCACAGCACGATTTGTGATCAGGAGATTAGGCTTGCATTGAGCACCGGACCAGGCCACGCCATTTCCGCACTTTCCTCATGTATCCTTCTATCAATCGGATCTCATTCGGCAAATCTCTGTTCTGAACACCCCGGATCCTACCATTACCCAAGATAATTTACACATGAGTTACGTGAAATTTAACCTAACCCGGCGTATCAATCATAAGTTCTTTTGTGCATATGAGTTGCAAAAGAAGAGTAAGGTGAGAAATCTTGCATACCATGGCGTGTGAAAATCTCACGGACTTTTTCACCAGAAAATTACCGGTTCCTATTTTTTGAGAGATGCGTCCGTGAAATCAATATGATGAGACTTAGGGAGATAGATTTAGATGAAGAAACTTCACAAATTAGCCAATAAAATGTTGATCCCGATGATTGAGTAGGTTGTGCTGGTTTTCCTCTAGTGCGAGTTATtttttgataatttttttcctttgtggTTTTGAACACAAGTCAGTTAGTGCAACAAAACAATCTGTATCCGATATGCTCTTTCTTCGCATGTCTTTTAACTGGGGTTTTATGAATAAGCATGCAGTAGTATTAGTTTACAAAAGGCTTTTCAAGTTTCACCAATATCAGGTAACAAAATTGACACTATTGCCAGCTCTACCTTTGCGCATGATTACCCAAGAAGGAATGCCGAGAGCCAACTATGTAGAGACTTAGGACCAGACAATTATCCTATCACCCCATCTAATCCGTATGTTGAGAGCTTCATTGCCTATGtgagaaaaataatataaaaagAGTGTAAAGAAATCCATCATATTTCTCCGtggtatcattttttttaatcttgtgATTATATGTAATCGACTCATTTGATTATGATCTAGCTTCACGACCTCGAGACCTGCCAGTCGGCGACAGGTTGCAGGACAGTTGTCACCTGTGTTTATGGCTATCGCGACATGTATGCTCAACGGAAAGCCTCCGATGTACAAATGCCATATTACGCGTGCACACAATGGCAGTTCGGCTGCAGGTTTCAGCCTTGCACCGTCCGTCTCTGCCCTTGTGCTGGTGCATAGCCGTGCCGCATTGTGCCCTTGTCTTTGTAgagtttggagttggtgttTCTCCTCACTCGTTTTCGACCCTTCTTTTCTCATCCTTGACAATTTGGCTAGAGAAGCAAGTGATATCTCCAGCCTCCCACAAATATATCTCCTCCAACTGTCTCTGCTCTCCAATTTTCATGAACTTAGTTTTACCGTTTAAATTGAGCAAAGTTCAACTGCGTTGATACACATTCTATCATATTGTTAACGTTTCCATAGATTTTTTATGATTCCATAGCAAAGTAGGTGTACTATCCATAGCAAAGCATGTGTACTATGCTACGCTAGCGCCTACAAATTTTCGAGTCTTTGACCGACTTTAAAATATAGTACGGAGTAATACTTGTATATGATCATGTGACTGGTCTCTAGTacaatcagagggagtaacttttTAAGAGTTTTacgctaatttttttaaatttaagTTGCTGGTGCCGTCTAAGCAggtcttaaaaaaaactgtgctAACCAGATTTATAGGAGTAGCACAGTTATATGCGACAATCCTTCCGCTGTTCCGCACGGCGTGTTTTGGTTTTAGATTCCCCTATTTTTCTAATGGCAGATTGCAAGTGCACGTAAAAGCAGCGACTGACGTCTGGGCCCCGGTATATCCCACTTCACTAGCTTTCACTCACCTTTTGTAGAAAAACCACCGAGTTCTCCCGCTATCTCATTTCTGTCCCTATCGCTGTGATATCGAGTCTCCAAACCAGAGGAACAACACACGCGTGCCAGATcgcgcgcccctgccgccgcatcgacctcctcgccggcgcacCGGCAGCGCCGCGGCTACGCACTAGCTCCGCGAGTGACCGACACCCGCGGCTCATTTATTTTCCTTGACTCCCCTCCCTTCCTTTgccccatctcgctgccgagcgacccagccccctcgctccgtggatcgtcttcctcctcgcgcgagcgccgccgcccatcccgctgccgagcgccccagccccctagctcgtcttcctcctcgcgcgagcggccgccctaccttgccctactgggtcctccgcccgtgtcCACAAGGGGGGGCGCGATACGGCGATGATGATCAGTAGGCAGCTCCTGCTAACCTACCTTTACCTGCTAATCTACATCTGCCTCTCGTCGGGAGTCATCCTGTTCAACAAAGTATGTTCTTCTCTCCCTCCGAGTTGCTCCTTTTGCTACTTGGAATCCTTTTGTACCCGCTTTGGAGTGGAGTAGAGCTAGTGATGTCATGGTGAACTAAGATCCGTCCTCTTCCCAGTTTCATTTATAAAGTATTTGTTTCCTGCCACGATTTTTAGGTGTCGTGTGGTTTAATTTCATGAAGTCCAGTATGGACACATGCCACATTGCTGCTTTCGTCGTCCGTATTTGTTAGTTTGGTGCATGGTGTATTACAATGCCGCTTGTGTTCTGTACGGTTTCTGGGTTGTTAGGCGAATCAGGGTTTTGCTACAGCACACTGTCAGTAATCTGTATTATACGTGGCCTAAAGGGTCTAACCAGTTTAAGGAATCATGTATTCATATGCTAACAGTGTTGTGCGGATCCAGAGCCTTTGCATTCTTTTCGTTTGTATTATATGATTGCTTATGTATGGTCCTTGATTGTGAGAGCTGAACTTACTAATGCATTTTGTTGTCACAGTGGGTACTATCTCCAAAATACTTCAAATTTCCCTTTCCTATTACCCTCACAATGATTCACATGGCATTTTCTGGAGTCGTGACATTCTTCCTAGTCCGTGTTTTTAAGGTATGCTTCTCTATGCCTCTTCCTGGTTAGAGCCTTCGAGGCTCCTTGCATACCAAAACAATGTTGTGCTTCTTCAACCAAATGACATGTAAAGTGATAATTCTCAAGACGGAATTTGTTATTGCAAGAACACAAGCTAATCTGGGGCTACAAGCTTTAGTTGTACTGTTGGTTTGTCCAGTGacgccatttttttttcctatagCTAATGGAGTCACTCCTATTGTTGTTATGCAGGTTGTTGCACCTGTCAAGATGACTTTTCAAATGTAAGACAGTAAGAGCAGTCAGTTTTGTTCCTTTCTTGTGTATGAAGTTTGGTCTTAATCATTTGtgtaccccccccccccccccccctcttctGCAGATATGCCACATCCGTAATTCCAATTAGTGCCTTCTTCGCGTCTAGTCTTTGGTAAGATAATTGCAGACTATATACGATTGAATTTTATCTCGTTTTGTTGCTCAAAGACTTCTTTATTATATTCCTTCATGCAAAGGCAAGCCTATGCTGGCATGTATATGCAGATTTTGAGTATTGATATTGCACAAATCACATACTTGCAATGTTGGCATTTGTGATGATCTAATCGTTTGCTTTGAGATGATTCTGTGTATTTTTGCAAACATAGCAGGTGTTGTTAAGTTCTTGTGCCAGCCTTTTTTCCCCACTATTTGCCTGGTATACCTGTTGTTTGGATGATGCCATGTTTGTATCCTGTGAAATCGATGACATGCACTAGCTATCTCAGTTGGTATTGTTTGCTGTATGGACAAAGGAGTGCTCTCGAGGCTTTAACTTAATCTGCTTATGTATATACCAATTATAAATTTGTTAATGCCTAAAATGTGATTTGTCAAGTATAATTTACTAAACCATTCTTAAGCTCCATACAGCATTTATCTTCCATGACTGGATGGCAGTTGCTACTTTTCTGTTGAGTTGTCCTAAATCATGTATTCGAATCATGGCTCTCCCTCACAAAATTATTATTCATACAGTACTTTATTGATTGTCTATTTTACAGGTTTGGCAATACAGCATACTTGTATATTTCAGTTGCCTTCATCCAAATGCTCAAGGCTTTGAGTGAGTTACTGTACACCTCACCTTCATTGCTGTTATGAAATGGTACTGATTTGAGTTAATATGAAATGCAGTGCCCGTGGCAACATTTATAATGGCTGTTCTATGTGGTACTGACAAATTAAGACAGGACCTTTTCTTGAACATGTTGCTGGTCAGTGTTGGTGTTGTAGTTTCATCCTATGGGGAGATTCATTTTAATGTAATAGGAACATTATACCAAGTAACTGGCATTGTCGCAGAAGCGCTCAGACTGGTGCTGACACAGGTCCTCCTCCAAAAAAAGGGGTTAACTCTGAACCCTATTACAAGCCTGTATTACATAGCGCCTTGCAGGTACCAGATACTATATCTGAAACTCTGAATACTCACTTGCTTGATATAGTGTTTCACAACTATCATTGAGATTACATTCTCTCTTGCAGAGCCCTTGTACAAAAACATGAGAGTTATGGTGTTTCTATCCTATAGAATACCTGTACACAAAAATTATGTGAGACTGACATTCTTTTAAAATTCCTTTAGTTATAACCACAAAGCAATGACTCAAACAGATATATAATTGTTGAAAGATGTTAATTACCCATCATTTTATTATTTGCCATTAACAATGTGGTACTCACTACGGTAGAGGATAATCCAATCACTTTTGTGTTCATTCACTGTATTCGCTATGAAAAAGCAAAGTAATATGATTATAAACAGGAAGTTTACCAACTAGTTGGTAAACTTGTTTAGTTACAAAGGACAGAATCTTGGTAATGTCATATTTCTCCAAGAGGAATGTCTCTTAATGCTTGATAGATGATGTCATGTAGGCCCGCACTTACGCGAGCCGCTGCAAGGACCCTTAGGTCTTGGTAACATGATCCCCAAGCTGCTGGAATGCTGGGGGGTCTTGTACAGTCTGAACAGATCAGGAGATGCACCTAACTGGTTCCCATATGTAGCAAGCATGCCAGGTTGGGAATTGGTAGCTATCTAGTATTCATATTACATTCGGTTTCCATTCCAGTCCGTATGCGAGTTGGGGCTCTCTACTATCTAAAGAGAGGTGGGTTGTACTAGGAGCTAGTGAATCAAATAAAGTAAAAGGAGTCTCGCCTCTGACCAAACTGCGCCCCATCTCTTCAACCTGAGCAACAGCAACAGATTGAGACCATGCTCGAAAATGGGTCAGTAGTTTCTGTACTAATTACTGAAACGTTTCCTCGTTGATAAGCAGAAAAGAGGTTGCTAGTCACAAGCATTTGTTGCCTACTTTTCCCTAGGATTCGCTTCAGAGTGGTCAAAGTTAAttaatactacctccgatccaaaataattgTCGCAGTTTTGAACTAGGCTTAGTTCAAACCTGAGACACTGAAGGGTTAGGTTATATAGAATCACTAGTTTGTTCTATGCTGTGAAGGGTACTCTGAACAAGGGTTTTAGTACTGAATTAGTATCAGTGAGATTATTGTCGGTTGTACTTACAAGGAATGCTTtcaagtattatttttttccatttgAACTATAAAATTATGTTCAGACTGTTACTCACTGTTGTTCCTTCCAATCAAGCAGTGTCTAGTTGAGTGTCGAGTCAAGTTCGTTGCAAGCCTTCTTGGCTGAAACCATCTCTCTACTTTGTAGTACTCCCTGTGTCCATCTTCACCAGGCGTACATTTTTCTGCATGCAGTCCAGCAGTACTAAGCGCATTTTTCATGCGGACCCACAGCAACCCACCCATGCCCAAACAATGAAGCCAGCATGCAGCTGCCCCCCAATCAACACAAACCTAGCAGACTTCCTTGGTACCTGGGCCAGCAAGTTTCACGCCTAGAAAAAacggatggagggagtatatatttatACAAACATTTGACATTCTCATGAATGTTATGAACGCCATACCTTTACATGGCTTAGTATGTActtatctattcctaaaaagcgtctacatacatgtaatattttgaccaGAAttgtgggacggagggagtacaaaataagCAGATCttggcaaaataaaataaaattggagAACAACTTTGGATACTGACGCCTAGGtcaaagttttttctttttaaaaatatgtcCTGGGGATATCTTTGTGGTTGCAATTTCAAAGTTAGGGCCTTCATTTTATCACACATACCTAGCCATTGCTATTTCTTTGCAGCATCAATCGTTATTATGCAATTTCTTTTACAGTATAACTAAAATATTGCATGTTCTGTCTGTCTTTAAAATGCTTGTAGTCGcacccttttttttcatgcaaTTTCCTaaatgcatttttcttttatgcAGTTTCATCTTCCTATTTGTTCCGTGGTATTTACTGGAAAAACCAGAAATGGACGTCTCTCCAATTCAATTCAACTATTGGATATTTTTCTTGAATGCACTTTCTGCATTTGCATTGAACATATCCATATTCCTGGTTATTGGAAGAACAGGAGCAGTCACTATCCGAGTTGCAGGAGTTCTGAAGGACTGGATACTTATTGCCCTCTCGACCATTATCTTTCCTGAATCTACTATTACAAGCCTCAACATAATTGGATATGCAGTTGGTAATTATGTATTCAGTTTTGTGTAGAGAGATAGTTTTCAAATTGACTGTAACAACAAGTTGATATGCTTGTTTGAAATATAGATTTTGCGACTACTCTCAACTAGTACTAATTTAATGTGTAGCACTCTCTGGCGTTGTTATGTACAATTACTTGAAGATGAAAGATGTGAGAGCAAGTCAACTTCCAGCAGATATGACTCCTGATAGAACTACAAAGGTCAGAGCTTATATCTCACTGCaatttctgtatttaattttcttgaacTTTTTAAGGTTCTTCCCATTGCTCGATATGGTCATGAAGAGGATCTTTGATGTTTCACAAACTCAAATAAGTACACTATTGTTCcatatttcattttcttcaCACTGTTTTCCCCCGTCCCTACctttgttcttttgttttgtatgACAACACTAGTACAAAAATCAATTGTCTGGCCCTAGCCATGTGCATCGTGTTGTCAAACAGGACATATGAGGTTGTGGACAGTGGACCAGAGATGGTTGTTTTTGTTCCTTTGTTCTCTTACTATTTTGTACATGCCTTGCCTATTTTATATCCTATTCCTTCAGCATATCTTGTTCTTCTATCATCTAACCAACTTTTGTAATCATCTGAGCATCGCACATGGACCATCTTACCTAAAAAATAACAATCATCAGACACACCTAACATGCTGTTTCTTCCACTTAGCTTCCACTACAGTTGATAGAACCTACAGTTCCGATTTGTATCATATGGTCGTGCTGTTGTCTATCTGGTCAGAAGCACCTTATTAAACCCTGGAGACTAGTTTTGGAGTTTGGCTCTCTTGGGATAGCAAGCATCTAGAGGCTCTGTGGGTTTCCCTGAAAAAATATAGGCGCTCTGCTGTCTAGCCGTCCTAAATGGTTGCTCTCAATTTCTGATacctttttccttcttcaggATAAGAAGATTACAAACATATACAAACCTGACAGTTCCATG
This is a stretch of genomic DNA from Brachypodium distachyon strain Bd21 chromosome 1, Brachypodium_distachyon_v3.0, whole genome shotgun sequence. It encodes these proteins:
- the LOC100828738 gene encoding probable sugar phosphate/phosphate translocator At3g17430, with the translated sequence MMISRQLLLTYLYLLIYICLSSGVILFNKWVLSPKYFKFPFPITLTMIHMAFSGVVTFFLVRVFKVVAPVKMTFQIYATSVIPISAFFASSLWFGNTAYLYISVAFIQMLKALMPVATFIMAVLCGTDKLRQDLFLNMLLVSVGVVVSSYGEIHFNVIGTLYQVTGIVAEALRLVLTQVLLQKKGLTLNPITSLYYIAPCSFIFLFVPWYLLEKPEMDVSPIQFNYWIFFLNALSAFALNISIFLVIGRTGAVTIRVAGVLKDWILIALSTIIFPESTITSLNIIGYAVALSGVVMYNYLKMKDVRASQLPADMTPDRTTKDKKITNIYKPDSSMDSNDETVVGGLASEAAAVDEEAPLIPSSRISYVTRTQTGSFNSR